The proteins below are encoded in one region of Sporosarcina sp. FSL K6-1508:
- a CDS encoding NUDIX hydrolase encodes MQMPVHIVAAGGFVENTKGEILLVKTRRDGDWVFPGGQVEVGENLIDGVIREVKEESGIDVKVSHLVGIYSNTATYEGHSGVKIVPTKVMFDFVCEPVGGKLTTSDETSDSRWVSKEEVLDMVSTPALRTRFQAYLDYNGSVHYMDYITKPQFELKLERNI; translated from the coding sequence ATGCAAATGCCAGTACATATTGTTGCTGCGGGGGGCTTTGTTGAAAATACCAAAGGGGAAATATTATTAGTAAAAACCCGTCGAGATGGTGATTGGGTATTTCCTGGAGGTCAAGTGGAGGTCGGGGAAAACTTAATAGATGGGGTAATCAGAGAAGTTAAAGAGGAAAGTGGAATTGACGTTAAAGTATCCCATTTGGTAGGGATTTACTCTAATACAGCAACATATGAGGGCCATAGCGGTGTAAAGATAGTACCCACAAAAGTTATGTTTGATTTTGTATGTGAACCCGTAGGTGGGAAGTTGACAACATCGGATGAAACATCAGATAGTCGCTGGGTTAGTAAAGAGGAAGTTCTAGATATGGTCTCAACCCCCGCACTACGTACACGCTTTCAAGCATATTTAGATTATAACGGAAGTGTCCATTATATGGACTATATAACTAAGCCACAATTTGAATTAAAACTTGAAAGAAACATATAA